TTGGAGATGGGCATGGTTTTTCAATACTCAGCTTTGTTTGATTCCATGACAGTGGGAGAAAATGTTGCCTTTGGCCTTAGGCAGCATACTACCTTAACGGAACAGGAAATCCGGCAGGTTGTACGGCGCAAGCTCCGCATGGTGGGGCTCTCCGGCCAAGAGCGCGCTATGCCCAGTGAATTGTCCGGCGGCATGAAAAAACGGGTTAGTCTGGCCAGGGCGATTGCCGCTGACCCTCATATCGTATTATATGATGAACCTACTTCCGGCTTGGATCCCATCATGTCGGCCACCATTAACCGTCTCATCCTGAATACCCGCCGGGTTATTGGCGCCACTTCCGTTGTTGTAACTCATGACATGGCCAGCGCCTTTTATATAGCTGACCGGATTGCCATGATTTATAAAGGAAGCATCATCGCAATGGGCACATTGGAAGAGATCAAAGCAAGTACCAATCCGGTTGTAGCCAAATTTATCGCCGGAATTGTTGGGTACACGGACAAGGGGAGGACAAAATCATGAACACTGAGGCCAAGGTAGGCGCCATAACCCTGACCGGCTTGGTATTGCTGGCAGTGATGATCCTATTTCTGGGCGGGATCAGCATTGGCGAAAAAGGGTATCCGGTTTATGCCGTGTTCAGCCAGGTCAACGGCTTAAAGCCGGGAAATCTGGTGCGCTATGCCGGGGTGGACGTCGGTAAGGTCCAAGCGGTGGAAATCCTGCCAAATGGCGTGAAAGCAAAACTTATGTTGAATCCGGGAGTAAAAGTTCCCAGCGGCGCTGTATTCACCATCGGAGCTGACGGGTTATTGGGCGAGAAGTTCATAAACATATCGCCGCCGCTGGAAACCAAAGGCTTTTTGTCTCCCAACTCAGAGGTAACCGGTCAAAATACCCAGGGCCTGGATGAGCTAATGGTAGCTGGTAATCAAACACTGGCTGAGGTTCAAGCGTTAGTCAGATCTTTAAATGATGTTTTATCTGACGAAAAGGTAAAAGCAGCCTGGCGGGAAACTGCTTTCAACGCCCAGGAAATGACTGCCAATTTTAACCGTATGAGTGCAGTATTGGCCCGATTGGCGGAAACCAACGAGGGACAGTTAAATGACATGGTATCCGATCTGAAATCCATGTCCGGCAGTCTGCGGGATGTAACCGCAAGGTTGGATCAAATGCTTGCCAGCGTTGATAACAACGGGCAGACTGCCAATGATCTAAAAATGACAATCCACAATCTCCAAATGACAAGCAATCGAATTGAAAAGATGGCCGCCGCATTGGAGGGGGTTGTCACTGATCCCCAAACCGCAAAGGACGTTAAAGAAACCCTTAAGAATGCTCGCGAAGCCTCTGCCAAAGCTAACCGGATGCTTACTCCGGGAGGGGCGGTCAAGGCGGAAACAGGCGTGGAAGTTTTATACAACTCTTCCCAGGGGAGATACCAGAGCAACGGCGACGTTAGAATCAGCTTCACCCCGAATGATTTTGCCGTTATTGGCGTAAACGATATCGGGGAGAATGATAAATTTAATTTTCAGGTTGGTAAAGGAAGTTCAAGCTGGAGTCAGCGGCTGGGTGTCATAGATAGTAAGGCAGGTGTCGGTATAGATGCCGCGTTAAATAGTCAGATCAAAATATCACTGGATTTATATGATCCCAATGATCTAAGATTCAAGTTAAGGACCCAATACCGGCTGTCGCCGCATACTTTTCTCATTGGCCAAGCCGATAAAACCACTGGAAAGGATGATCGCATGACGTATTTTGGCCTGCGGAAGGTTTTCTAACCTCTCAAGAGAGACTGCTTAGAAACGTTCATATGCGAGGCGCAACGAGGACGCGCAGCGCGGCGTACATAGCGGTACGTAAGAGATCGTCGCCATGGAAACGCTGTTTGTGCGAAACGGCTCACTTAGTAAGAACAGCCAGCATTATCAGACCGGGCCCGCAGGAGCAACGAAGCAGATGGGCGTTTATAAGCAGTCTCAAGATAACAGAATGTTAACGTGAACCTATATTGACACTTACGATATTTGGAAATATAATTATAATGTACCTGACTGCCGAGTCAGTATGACATGCCAAGGAGGTCAAACTTGTCCATGCTAGATATGTTTAAGAAGAATCTGAGGAAACGTGTAATGATTACATTGGCTAGCGGCTTTATGATAGCAAACACCATAGTATTTACAGTCGCCGCCGCACCCATGGAATTGACTTTAGACGATTCAGTTGCCCTGGCCCTTAAAAATAATCCGTCGATAAAAATGGCGGAAGCAGATTTAACGAA
This window of the Methylomusa anaerophila genome carries:
- a CDS encoding ABC transporter ATP-binding protein, yielding MINLVNVNMTFHGKQILKDINLSVKQGEIMVIIGPSGSGKSTLLRLMIGLLKPTAGEVWIHDREITAMDEDHLNQIRLEMGMVFQYSALFDSMTVGENVAFGLRQHTTLTEQEIRQVVRRKLRMVGLSGQERAMPSELSGGMKKRVSLARAIAADPHIVLYDEPTSGLDPIMSATINRLILNTRRVIGATSVVVTHDMASAFYIADRIAMIYKGSIIAMGTLEEIKASTNPVVAKFIAGIVGYTDKGRTKS
- a CDS encoding MlaD family protein, with protein sequence MNTEAKVGAITLTGLVLLAVMILFLGGISIGEKGYPVYAVFSQVNGLKPGNLVRYAGVDVGKVQAVEILPNGVKAKLMLNPGVKVPSGAVFTIGADGLLGEKFINISPPLETKGFLSPNSEVTGQNTQGLDELMVAGNQTLAEVQALVRSLNDVLSDEKVKAAWRETAFNAQEMTANFNRMSAVLARLAETNEGQLNDMVSDLKSMSGSLRDVTARLDQMLASVDNNGQTANDLKMTIHNLQMTSNRIEKMAAALEGVVTDPQTAKDVKETLKNAREASAKANRMLTPGGAVKAETGVEVLYNSSQGRYQSNGDVRISFTPNDFAVIGVNDIGENDKFNFQVGKGSSSWSQRLGVIDSKAGVGIDAALNSQIKISLDLYDPNDLRFKLRTQYRLSPHTFLIGQADKTTGKDDRMTYFGLRKVF